The Streptomyces sp. V3I7 genome segment GACGGGGGTGGTGGCGATCACCAGCGGCGCGCGCAGCGCCTCGGCCGCGTCCGCCCAGTCCGCCGTGCGGACCTCGACGTCCAGCCGCTCGCCCCACTGCCGCATCTCGGCGGCGCGGGCCTCGCTGCGCACGTAGGCGACGACGGGGCCGGTGCAGACGCGGGCCAGCGCGGCGAGCGCCGAGGAAGCGGTGGCCCCGGCGCCGAGGATCGCCGCCGAGTCGACCTGCTCGATGCCGTGCTCGCGCAGCGCGGCGACCATGCCGGGGATGTCGGTGTTGTCCCCGACCCGGCGTCCGTCCTCGGTGCAGACGACGGTGTTGACCGCCTCCACCGAGGTCGCCGTCTCGCTCACCTCGTCCAGCAGCGGGATGACCGCCCGCTTCAGCGGCATCGTCAGCGACAACCCCGCCCACTCGGGCCCGAGTTGCTCGAAGAAACCGGGCAGCCCGGCCTCGTCGACCTCGAAGCGGTCGTACGACCAGTCGCCGAGCCCGAGTTCGTCGTACGCCGCCCGGTGCAGCACCGGGGACAGCGAGTGGGCGATCGGCGAACCGAGCACGGCGGCGCGGCGGGCGTCAGTTTCCTGTGCTTGCATTGAACTTTTCCGCGAGCTTCTCGAATTCCGCGTTGGTCTTGGCGAATTCGGTCTTGTTCATGCCGTCGGTCGCCACGAAGTACATCCAGCCGTCGTCCGTCGGGTTCAGCGCGGCGTTCAGCGCCTCGTCGCCGGGGTTTCCGATCGGACCGGGCGGAAGGCCCTTGTTGGTGTACGTGTTGTACGGGTTCTTGTCGCCGTAGATCTCCTTCAGGGTGATGTGGATGTTGCTCGCACCCTTGAGGTAGTTGTACGTCGAGTCGAACTGCAGCTTCTGGTTCGTCTCGGTGTTGTCGGGCTTCAGGCGGTTGTAGACCACCTCCGCCATCTTGCGGAAGTCGTCGTGCGTCTTGCCCTCCGCCTGCACGAGGCTCGCCACGGTGAGGAGCTGCCAGGGTCCTTCGAGGCCCAGGCCCTCGGCCTTCTCCTCCAGACCGATCGCCTTGTACTTCTCGTTGGCCCGCGCCACCATCTCCTTCAGGACGGCCTTGGGCTTCTGCCCCTTGGCGACCGGGTAGCTGGAGGGGTAGAGGAATCCTTCCAGCGGATCCTTCAGGTTGGGGTGGTTCAGCGCCCAGGAGGGCAGACCGAGGCTCTTGTACTCCTTCTTGGCCACGCCCTGTGTGGTGCCCTTCGGCACCTTGAGGCGGGCGTCGATCTTCGCGTAGACGGCAGCGTTGCGCGAACCCTCGGCGATGATCAGGTTGTCGCGGCTCTTCGGGCTGAGCATCAGCTCGACCGCGCTGGCGGCGGACATCTCCTTCTGGAGGGTGTACACGCCGTCCTGGAGCGACTTGCCGTTGGGGTTGGCCCCCTGCGCGGAGACGAACGCGTCGACGCTCTTGATGACGCCGGCTTCCTTCAGCTTGCGGCCGATGTCGTATCCGCCCGCGCCCTTCGGGATCTCGACCGTCACCGTCTCTCCGTTGCCGTTGCCCGCGTAGTCCGGGGCCGGGCCGAAACGATCCTGGTAGAACTTGAAACCGACGTATCCGACGCCGCCGAGGCCGCCGCCGAACACCAGGACGACCACCATGAGGGCGCAGCCGTTGCGCCGCTTCTTGGCGCCCTTGCCGCCCTTTCCGCCGCCCTTGCCGCGGCGGTCGCTGCGGCCGCCGCGCCCCGTCGGCTCGGCATCCTCCTCGTCGTCACCACCGGAGAAGAAGGCGTGTTCGCCCTGGTCGGGGCCTGGATCCCAGTCGGTCTCCGGCTCCGGCTCAGGGCGCCTGCGGGCCGGCGGCTCCGGCGGCGGGTAGGCGTCGGCCGTGCCGTAGAAGTCGGGCTGCTCGGCGCCGTACGCCACCGGGTGCTGGCCGTAGGGGTCACCGGGGTCCGCGGCGTACGGCACGTGCGCGTGGGTACCGGTGGCGTCCCAGCCGCCCTGCGCGTACTGCTGCTGGGGCTGGGGCTGGGGCTGGGCGTGACCGACGTACTGCTGCTGGCCCTGGTCGCCGTAGTACTGCTGCTGCGAGGGGTCGTAGACGGGATGCTGTCCCGTGGCCCAGTCGCCCTGCTGCGCGTGGCCCGGGTGCTGCTGCGGCTGGCCGCCGTAAGGGGACTGCTGGCCCGGGTGCGCCTGCTGTCCTCTCCATCCCCCGTCCCCGTACAACGGGTCCTCAGGATGCCACGGTTCGGAGCCTGGGCCCCGGCCATACTCAGTCATCGATCCCCTAGAGCCGCGAGGCGGCGGTCACGTGGCTTCGGGCCGGCTACCGTCCCGCCTCTTGCCGGTGCGGCGGCTGTTCGAACGCCGCCGCATCGCGCGGAACGTTACCGTATCGCGATCAGATGACCACTTCGACGCCCTCACCGGGCGGATTACCTGACACCCGTTCGGATTCCAGGGCCTGCTGGAGGATGATCACAGCGGCTGCCTGGTCAATGACCGAGCGGCCCTTCTTGGACTTCACACCCGAGGCGCGCAGGCCCTGACTGGCCGTCACTGTAGTCATCCGCTCGTCGACCAGGCGAACCGGGACGGGGGCGATGCCCTTGGCCAGCTCCTGGGCGAACGTGCGGACCTTGGCCGCGGCCGGGCCCTCGCCCCCCTTGAGGGAGCGAGGGAGACCGACGACGACCTCGATCGGCTCGTACTCCTCGACGAGCTGCCGCAGGCGGCGGTGAGCTGCCGGGATGTCACGTCCGGGGACGGTCTCGACCGGGGTGGCGAGGATCCCGTCGGGGTCGCACGAGGCGACCCCGATACGGGCGTCCCCGACGTCGATCGCGAGTCGACGTCCTCTGCGCATCTTCTTCGCCGTTTCTTACTTGGCGGTCTCGGCGACCAGGCGCTCGACGGCTTCGACGGCCTCGCCGACGGCGGCCGGGTTCTGGCCGCCGCCCTGCGCGAGGTCCGGCTTGCCGCCACCGCCGCCGCCGAGGGTCTTGGCGGCCGTACGCACCAGGTCACCGGCCTTGAGACCGCGGTCACGGGCGGCGTCGTTCGTGGCGATGACCGTGAGCGGCTTGCCGTTGTTCACCGTGAACAGGGCCACCACGGCGGCCCGGCCGCCCTGGATACGCCCGCGCACGTCGAGGACCAGCTTGCGCAGGTCGTCCGGGGTCGTGCCGTCCGGGACCTGACCGGTGACAAGTGCGACGCCCCTGATGTCCTTGGCGGACTCGACGAGACCGGCGGCGGCCTGTAGCACCTTCTCGGCGCGGAACCGCTCGATCTCCTTCTCGGCGTCCTTCAGCTTGCCGAGCATCGTGGAGACCTTCTCCGGCAGCTCCTCCGAGCGGCCCTTCAGCAGCTCGGTGAGCTGGTTGACGACCGTGTGCTCGCGGGCCAGGAAGTTGTACGCGTCGACGCCGACGAGGGCCTCGATACGGCGCACACCCGAGCCGATCGACGACTCGCCGAGCAGCTTCACCAGACCCAGCTGGGCGGTGTTGTGGACGTGCGTGCCGCCGCACAG includes the following:
- a CDS encoding shikimate dehydrogenase, which produces MQAQETDARRAAVLGSPIAHSLSPVLHRAAYDELGLGDWSYDRFEVDEAGLPGFFEQLGPEWAGLSLTMPLKRAVIPLLDEVSETATSVEAVNTVVCTEDGRRVGDNTDIPGMVAALREHGIEQVDSAAILGAGATASSALAALARVCTGPVVAYVRSEARAAEMRQWGERLDVEVRTADWADAAEALRAPLVIATTPVGTTDALATAVPERPTTLFDVLYDPWPTPLAARWSMFGGAVVSGLDLLVHQAVLQVEQMTGRSPAPLDAMRRAGEQALAAR
- the mltG gene encoding endolytic transglycosylase MltG yields the protein MTEYGRGPGSEPWHPEDPLYGDGGWRGQQAHPGQQSPYGGQPQQHPGHAQQGDWATGQHPVYDPSQQQYYGDQGQQQYVGHAQPQPQPQQQYAQGGWDATGTHAHVPYAADPGDPYGQHPVAYGAEQPDFYGTADAYPPPEPPARRRPEPEPETDWDPGPDQGEHAFFSGGDDEEDAEPTGRGGRSDRRGKGGGKGGKGAKKRRNGCALMVVVLVFGGGLGGVGYVGFKFYQDRFGPAPDYAGNGNGETVTVEIPKGAGGYDIGRKLKEAGVIKSVDAFVSAQGANPNGKSLQDGVYTLQKEMSAASAVELMLSPKSRDNLIIAEGSRNAAVYAKIDARLKVPKGTTQGVAKKEYKSLGLPSWALNHPNLKDPLEGFLYPSSYPVAKGQKPKAVLKEMVARANEKYKAIGLEEKAEGLGLEGPWQLLTVASLVQAEGKTHDDFRKMAEVVYNRLKPDNTETNQKLQFDSTYNYLKGASNIHITLKEIYGDKNPYNTYTNKGLPPGPIGNPGDEALNAALNPTDDGWMYFVATDGMNKTEFAKTNAEFEKLAEKFNASTGN
- the ruvX gene encoding Holliday junction resolvase RuvX; protein product: MRRGRRLAIDVGDARIGVASCDPDGILATPVETVPGRDIPAAHRRLRQLVEEYEPIEVVVGLPRSLKGGEGPAAAKVRTFAQELAKGIAPVPVRLVDERMTTVTASQGLRASGVKSKKGRSVIDQAAAVIILQQALESERVSGNPPGEGVEVVI